The sequence below is a genomic window from Rhodococcus sp. 4CII.
GGGCACTCGCGCACCGCGAGCTGATCGCGGGCGAAATCCTCGCCGTCGAGCTGGAACTGGCCGATGCGCCGGGCGACGCCGTCGAACTCGGTGAGGGTGTGCGGGCGGCGATCGCCAAGGCATGACCTGTCGGACCGGGCGGGTATTTTGCACGGGGTGAGCCGTCGGTGGGTGTTGCACCTCGACATGGACGCGTTCTTCGCGTCGGTCGAGCAGCTCACCCGTCCGACCCTCCGTGGCCGCCCGGTTCTCGTCGGTGGTCTCGGCGGACGCGGTGTCGTCGCCGGGGCCAGTTACGAGGCGCGGGTGTACGGCGCGCGGTCGGCGATGCCGATGCATCAGGCCCGCAGGCTGGTCGGTCCCGGCGCGGTGGTGCTGCCGCCGCGGGGCCGCCTCTACGGCATGCTGAGCAAGTCCGTGTTCGACTCCCTCCGCGGCCCGATGCCGGTGCTCGAGCAGCTGTCCATGGACGAGGCGTTCGGCGAACCCGCCGAACTGGCCGGGGCGGATGCGGCCATGGTGCAACGCTATTGCGAAGGCCTGCGCACCCTCGTGCTCGAACGGACGGGACTGGTCGCGTCCATCGGCGCCGGGTCGGGAAAGCAGGTGGCCAAGATCGCGTCCGGTCTCGCCAAACCCGACGGGATCACGGTGATTCCGCCCGACGAGCAGCACGCGGTGCTGGACGAGCTTCCGGTGCGGAAGCTGTGGGGCATCGGCCCGGTCGCGGAGGAGAAACTGAAACGGCTCGGGATCGAGACCATCGGCGGTTTCGCGCGGACACCCGAATCGGAGGTGGCGTCCATTCTGGGCACCACGATCGGACCGGGCCTGCACAGGCTGGCGCAGGGCATCGACAACCGGCCGGTGGCCGAGCGTGCGGAGTCCAAACAGGTCAGTGCCGAGACGACTTTCGCGACCGACATCGTCACGATGGCCGAACTGCGGGGTGCCGTCGAATCGAGCGCGGCGTCCGCGTTCGCGCGCCTGCAGAAGGACGGCCGCGCCGCGCGGACGGTGGTGCTGAAGCTGAAGAAGGCGGACATGAGCATCGTGACGCGCTCGGTCACCCTGCCCTACGCGACGCTCGACCGTCAGATCCTGGTCGCGGCGGCGCAGCGTCAGGCGATCGATCCGCTCGAACTGGGCCCCGTGCGCCTGGTGGGGGTGGGATACGCCGGACTGTCGACGGTGCGTCAGGGCTCGCTGTTCCCCGAACTGGACCTGGACGTCCCGGGCTATCAGGAGTCGAAGATCACGGCGGCGGGCGCCGACGACGGCCTGTCGATGTCCGGCCCGACGCCGGCCCGGGCGCTCGACCTCCGGTGGCATCCCGGTCTCGACGTGGCGCACCCGGAGTTCGGCCACGGCTGGGTGCAGGGGGCCGGGCACGGTGTCGTGACCGTCCGATTCGAAACGCGCACAACGGGTCCGGGGAAGGCGCGGACCTTCAAGGAGGACGACGCAGACCTCGAGCGGGCCGATGTGGAAGGCTCGCTCGAGTAACCGGACCCCCGCCCGGACGAGGGAGTGGAGACCGGGTCCACGAGAAGGTAGCCTCGGGCGCTGGTGCCTACCCTTGGGTAATGTTGGCCCGGGTAGCCATAGATGCTCAGATCGTCCGAGAACGAACACCGAGAATGAAGAGGTTATTGAGTTGAAGCTTCGTAAGATCACGGTTGCCGGAGTAGCAATCGCCGCAGCCCTCACGATGTCCGCGTGTGGCTCGGACGACAGCGACACGGCGACCAAGACCACGACGACGACTTCCGCGGCTGCCGAGACCTCGGAAGCCATCGAGGTGCCCACCGCGGCCGATCTCAACGCGCTTCTGATGCAGGGCCTCGACCCGGCCACCCCGCTCGAGGTCAAGTCCGCGATGGTCGAGGGCTCGGAGCAGGATCCGGAACTCATCAACCAGGTCGCCGCTGCCGCCAAGGCCAACAACGCCGAGGTCACCGTTCTGGACCCGGTCATCGACAACGGTGACGGCACCGCCAGCGGACAGCTGCAGCTGACCGTGAACGGCCAGGTCCAGCAGGGTGGCGTTCCGGCCATCTTCGTTCCCGGCGAGAACGGAACGTGGAAGCTGTCGAAGATCACCGCATGCCAGATCGTGTCGCTCGCGCAGCTGACCTCGCCTGCGTGCCCGGCCTGATAACGGGCCGAACAACGCGGTCCTGACCGGCCGCACTGTTCTCACACGGATGCCGGCGTCCCCTCGGGGGCGCCGGCATCCGTCGTTCGGGGCGCTCGGTTCAGCCGGCCGGTGCGGGCGCGAGCTTCGTCACGGCGGTGCTGGTGAGGTCGTTCAGGACGCCGGCGTCGATCGGCTCCTGGCCCGTCGCGACCAACTGGGTGACGGTGCTCCCGACGAGGACCACCACCACGTCCGAGACGAGGCTGACGCCTTCGCTGGTGGTGACGAGTCGGAACGCCAGCGAGGCGTCGCCGGCGGGCTGTTGCTCGCGGCCACCGACCCGGTACTGCACCTGCACCCCGTCCGCGTCGGTACCGGAATACTCGGTGCATCCCGCGAGAGCGTCCTGTACTGCCGCGAACGCCTGGGACGCGTCGGCGCCGGTGCCGTAGCTCGCCGCGTCCTGGTCGATGGTCGCGAAGTCGGGGCCGGTGAACCAGCCGGAGGCGGCCGCCGTCGCACCCGTTCGCTGGTCCGCGACGGGCGACAACACCGCGCCGCATTTCGCGGGATCCGTGCTCGACTTGTCGGAGTCCGCCGACTCCGACGCCGGCGGCAGCCCCAGGTCGTCCTCGGGATCGGGCACCGGGGTGAACCCGACGGGAAGGTCGCCGACGCCCAGGAGCGCCGCCTTCAGTGCGGCCCGGTCGGCGAAGGGTGCGCCGACCGCATTCGGCGCTGCGGTCACCGCAGGACCGAGCGGCGCGAGCGACGCGGTGGCACCGGCGTCGCCGGACCCGTCCGACGAGCACGCCGACAGCGCCAGCACAGCGAACAGGGAGCAGGAGGCGGCGACGGATCCGCGCCGCATCAGGAACCCCACCGGACCGAGTTCGACGTGGTCTGGTGCAGGCGGGTGGCGCCGTCGGGGTCGCTGTACTGCTGGTCACCGCCCACGGTCACGGTTCCGTCCACCGGCAGCGGCAGGCCGAGATCGACGGTCATGGTGCCCGATCCCTGCATCACGTACTGGTCGACGTTCAGCGTGCCCGCCTCCCCGGGCAGGTCCCAGACGGGGGACTTCGGCTTCTGGTCGATCGTGTAGTCGACCGTCAAACGGTTGCCGTCCCGGCCCGTCAGGGTGGCGACGGTGGTCTGGTCGAGGGCGATGCCGCTCATCACCTGCTGGCGGATCGTCCACTGGGCGCCCACGCCGACGGGTTCCGCCGGGAACGGGACCGTGCGGTACACGGCCTGGTAGAACGCCTGCTCGATGGCGGAACGCGCGATGTCCTGGGCGTCGGCGTCCGGCCGCAGTCGCAGCGCGGTGATCGCGCCCGAGGGTGCGACCGTGAATCCGGCCCCCGAACCGGCGCTGGCTTCGAGGGCGCTGCCGAGCCGCGCCTCGGGGCTGGTGACGTCACCGAGCGTGAGGTCGACGGTGGTGCCGCCCTTCGTGTCGCCGGTGGCCTGCGCGACGACGGCGGTGAGAGGAAGGGTGATCTCCGGTGAGGAGAAGTCCTGGGCGGGCTGATCGTCGATCTGCTGGAACACCTGCGCGCCGGTGGTCAACTGCACCTGCTGCGTCACTCCCTCCGGCGGTCTGCGCTGGATCACCTCCCGCGGGTCGTCGCCGGGGTGGACGAGTTCGACGGTGGTGGCGGAAATCGGAACGGTCACCTCGGCGGGAGTGGATGTGGAACCCGCCGTGTCCGCATCCGAGGAGTCACCGTCACCTCCGCATCCGGCGGTCAGAGCGACCAGGGAGAGGGTTACGGCGAGTAGGCAGAATCCGGGTCGCAGAGCTTTCGAGAACAGTGGCACGCCCCCAGGCTAGTGCGCCCGGGAGCGCGTGAACGGGCGCTTGCCTCCGTAGTGGATGATGAACGGGTGAGTCAAGACCCCACGGCAGAGAACGAGACCGACGCCGACGACCGGCAGGACGGTGACACACAAGGCACCGCGACGCCCCGGCCGGCGCGGCATCAGCGCAGGCTGCTGCTGTTCGCGATCGCGGGCGTCGTCCTCGCGACGGACCTGCTGACGAAGATCGTCGCGGTCGCCTACATCGAACCGGGACGTCCGGTCTGGCTGATCGGGGACATCGTCTCGCTGCGGCTCGTCCGCAATCCCGGTGCCGCGTTCTCGATGGCCACCGGCATGACGTGGCTGCTGACGCTCGTCGCCGTCGGTGTGGTGATCGGGGTCGTCCGCATCGGTCGCACGCTGCGGTCGCCGTGGTGGGCTCTCGGGCTGGGGCTGGTACTCGGCGGCGCCCTCGGAAACCTCGTCGACCGGTTCTTCCGGGCGCCGGGAGTGATGCAGGGGCACGTCGTCGATTTCGTGTCAGTCGGCTGGTGGCCGGTGTTCAACGTGGCCGACTCCGGCATCGTGTGCGGAGCGATCCTGCTCGTCGTGCTCACGCTGATCGGGCTGGAACCGGACGGAACACGCAAGGGGGTAGACAAGTGAGGGAAACACGGTCGATGCCGGTCCCCGACGGGCTCGAGGCGATGCGCGTCGACGCCGGCCTGGCGCGACTGCTCGGTCTGTCGCGCACCGCGGTCGCCCAGCTCACCGAGGAAGGCTCGGTCCTGGTCGACGGCGCACCCGTCGGCAAGTCCGATCGGCTGTCCGCCGGAACCTGGCTCGAGGTGGAACTACCGGAACCGCCGCGGCCGCTGACCATCGAGGCCGAGCCCGTCGAGGGCATGGAGATCCTGTACGCCGACGACGACGTGGTCGCCGTCGACAAACCGGTCGGTGTCGCCGCCCACGCCAGCGTCGGGTGGACCGGCCCGACGGTCATCGGCGGTCTCGCGGCCGCCGGCTTCCGGATCTCGACGTCCGGCGCGCACGAACGCCAGGGCATCGTGCACCGCCTCGACGTCGGCACGTCCGGGGTGATGGTGGTGGCCACGTCGGAGCGTGCGTACACGCTGCTCAAGCGCGCCTTCAAGCAGCGGACCATCGACAAGCGGTACCACGCGCTGGTGCAGGGTCACCCGGATCCCAGCAGCGGGACCATCGACGCGCCCATTGGCAGGCACCGCAGCAACGACTGGAAGTTCGCCGTCACGGCCGACGGCAAACCCAGCATCACCCACTACGACACGGTGGAGGCGTTCCAGGCGGCGAGCCTGCTCGACATCCACCTCGAAACGGGCCGGACCCACCAGATCCGCGTCCACTTCGCCGCCCTGCGGCACCCGTGCTGCGGTGACCTCACCTACGGCGCCGATCCGCGACTCGCGGAGCGTCTCGGGCTGGAGCGCCAGTGGCTGCACGCCCGGTCGCTCGGCTTCGCGCACCCCGCCGACGGGCGGTGGGTCGAGATCACGTCCAAGTACCCGAAGGATCTCGAGGACGCTCTCGCGGTTCTGCGGGCGAGCTGAGGTGCGGAGCCCACGCCCCAGCGGTACCGCGGTGCGGGCAGTGCTCGCCGCCGTCGTCCTGATCGCGGTGACGGTCGTGCTCGGGGCACTCCATCCCATTCGGCGCGCACCCGTGTCGACGGACACGCTGGGCCCGGACAACGGGGAACTGGTGGCCGACTACCTGGCCCGGGCGGACCGGTCGCTCGACGAGGCCGACGGTCGCCACG
It includes:
- a CDS encoding DNA polymerase IV, which gives rise to MLHLDMDAFFASVEQLTRPTLRGRPVLVGGLGGRGVVAGASYEARVYGARSAMPMHQARRLVGPGAVVLPPRGRLYGMLSKSVFDSLRGPMPVLEQLSMDEAFGEPAELAGADAAMVQRYCEGLRTLVLERTGLVASIGAGSGKQVAKIASGLAKPDGITVIPPDEQHAVLDELPVRKLWGIGPVAEEKLKRLGIETIGGFARTPESEVASILGTTIGPGLHRLAQGIDNRPVAERAESKQVSAETTFATDIVTMAELRGAVESSAASAFARLQKDGRAARTVVLKLKKADMSIVTRSVTLPYATLDRQILVAAAQRQAIDPLELGPVRLVGVGYAGLSTVRQGSLFPELDLDVPGYQESKITAAGADDGLSMSGPTPARALDLRWHPGLDVAHPEFGHGWVQGAGHGVVTVRFETRTTGPGKARTFKEDDADLERADVEGSLE
- a CDS encoding sensor domain-containing protein; translated protein: MRRGSVAASCSLFAVLALSACSSDGSGDAGATASLAPLGPAVTAAPNAVGAPFADRAALKAALLGVGDLPVGFTPVPDPEDDLGLPPASESADSDKSSTDPAKCGAVLSPVADQRTGATAAASGWFTGPDFATIDQDAASYGTGADASQAFAAVQDALAGCTEYSGTDADGVQVQYRVGGREQQPAGDASLAFRLVTTSEGVSLVSDVVVVLVGSTVTQLVATGQEPIDAGVLNDLTSTAVTKLAPAPAG
- the lspA gene encoding signal peptidase II, which gives rise to MDDERVSQDPTAENETDADDRQDGDTQGTATPRPARHQRRLLLFAIAGVVLATDLLTKIVAVAYIEPGRPVWLIGDIVSLRLVRNPGAAFSMATGMTWLLTLVAVGVVIGVVRIGRTLRSPWWALGLGLVLGGALGNLVDRFFRAPGVMQGHVVDFVSVGWWPVFNVADSGIVCGAILLVVLTLIGLEPDGTRKGVDK
- a CDS encoding RluA family pseudouridine synthase — its product is MPVPDGLEAMRVDAGLARLLGLSRTAVAQLTEEGSVLVDGAPVGKSDRLSAGTWLEVELPEPPRPLTIEAEPVEGMEILYADDDVVAVDKPVGVAAHASVGWTGPTVIGGLAAAGFRISTSGAHERQGIVHRLDVGTSGVMVVATSERAYTLLKRAFKQRTIDKRYHALVQGHPDPSSGTIDAPIGRHRSNDWKFAVTADGKPSITHYDTVEAFQAASLLDIHLETGRTHQIRVHFAALRHPCCGDLTYGADPRLAERLGLERQWLHARSLGFAHPADGRWVEITSKYPKDLEDALAVLRAS